The proteins below are encoded in one region of Methanofollis aquaemaris:
- the mntA gene encoding type VII toxin-antitoxin system MntA family adenylyltransferase antitoxin translates to MNDREREEMIIEISRCLSGVEDLLLGYLYGSFLARSDFHDIDIGLIVSGERSPYELFRYAMKIAADLERCITPRYEVDLRILNTAPVEFQYEVVKTGRVVFARDESLRVAFEADVLAKYLDLKPLYDRMDRSLLTTGAT, encoded by the coding sequence ATGAACGATCGTGAGAGAGAAGAGATGATCATAGAGATCAGCCGGTGCCTCTCCGGTGTCGAGGATCTGCTGCTGGGTTATCTCTATGGCTCGTTCCTGGCGCGAAGCGACTTTCATGACATCGACATAGGGCTTATCGTTTCCGGGGAAAGGAGCCCATATGAACTCTTCAGATATGCTATGAAGATCGCAGCCGATCTGGAACGATGCATCACGCCGAGATACGAGGTTGACCTTCGGATTCTCAATACCGCACCCGTGGAGTTCCAGTATGAAGTGGTGAAGACGGGAAGGGTTGTCTTTGCCAGGGATGAGAGCCTGCGAGTTGCATTTGAGGCTGATGTGCTGGCGAAGTACCTCGATCTCAAGCCCCTCTACGATAGGATGGACCGCTCGCTTCTTACAACAGGGGCCACATGA
- a CDS encoding UPF0175 family protein has product MSDITIVVPEDIVQALRLPPDTIQAALQQELALALYQRGILSSGKACALAGVNRWEWEQLPGAQKIPRHYANEDLDQDKSLCHEQSVTPHRSSTSQRSVVSICSIDFHQCVFCLA; this is encoded by the coding sequence ATGTCAGACATCACGATCGTGGTGCCCGAGGATATCGTCCAGGCACTCCGTCTTCCTCCCGATACGATCCAGGCCGCACTGCAGCAGGAACTCGCCCTGGCACTCTACCAGCGTGGCATCCTCTCGTCTGGAAAGGCCTGTGCTCTCGCAGGGGTGAACAGATGGGAATGGGAGCAATTGCCTGGAGCACAGAAGATCCCCAGGCACTATGCCAATGAGGATCTCGACCAGGACAAAAGCCTATGCCACGAGCAGTCAGTAACTCCTCACCGCTCATCCACCTCGCAAAGATCAGTCGTTTCAATCTGCTCCATCGATTTTCATCAGTGTGTATTCTGTCTGGCATGA
- a CDS encoding type II toxin-antitoxin system HicA family toxin, whose protein sequence is MKNLAPKTLQTILLQVGLTVEEFQAFL, encoded by the coding sequence GTGAAAAACCTTGCCCCTAAGACCCTTCAGACGATTCTTCTCCAGGTCGGGCTGACCGTCGAGGAATTCCAGGCGTTCCTGTAA
- a CDS encoding nucleotidyltransferase family protein yields MSLYADVLEKRDEILRIAAGHGARTVRLFGSAVRGEETPESDIDLLVEFEPGRNLLDHVALVQDLEDLLGRKVDVVTEGGLHWYIRDRIHQEAVPL; encoded by the coding sequence ATGAGCCTGTATGCAGATGTGCTGGAAAAGAGGGATGAGATCCTGCGGATCGCAGCAGGCCACGGTGCCCGTACGGTCCGGCTCTTCGGCTCGGCTGTCAGGGGTGAGGAGACCCCGGAGAGCGACATCGATCTGCTCGTCGAATTTGAACCTGGACGAAATCTCCTCGACCATGTCGCCCTTGTCCAGGATCTGGAGGACCTGCTCGGCCGCAAGGTCGACGTCGTGACCGAGGGTGGACTGCACTGGTATATCAGGGACCGCATCCACCAGGAGGCCGTCCCCCTGTGA
- a CDS encoding HepT-like ribonuclease domain-containing protein, translating to MKDDRLYLIHILECAGRIESYTRGGREAFMASPMVQDAVIRNFEIIGEAVKQVSEQVKEKRPDVPWRAIAGLRDILIHRYMGVDLDAVWDVVEQDLPALKRAVAEILATLQQGP from the coding sequence GTGAAAGACGACCGGCTGTACCTCATCCATATCCTTGAGTGTGCTGGCAGGATCGAGTCCTACACCCGGGGAGGGCGGGAGGCGTTCATGGCATCCCCGATGGTGCAGGATGCGGTGATCCGGAACTTCGAGATCATCGGCGAGGCGGTGAAGCAGGTCTCAGAACAGGTGAAAGAAAAACGTCCCGACGTCCCATGGCGTGCAATTGCCGGTCTTCGTGATATCCTGATCCATCGGTATATGGGGGTGGACCTGGACGCGGTGTGGGACGTCGTCGAACAGGATCTCCCTGCACTGAAGCGGGCAGTTGCAGAGATCCTGGCCACGTTGCAGCAGGGCCCCTGA
- a CDS encoding oligosaccharide flippase family protein: MTGNEQKGIITRFFSHLILPVVKRNPYASRVFEFILDNPLYRGVLILGSGTAVAQLIGIISMLLITRLYTPSDLGVLAVYSSILGIVGTGATFRYEFAYALPKQDEDAANLFGLCLVLLIITTAGFALILLSGRELLIDAFGLDTLERYIWFLLIGFFGMGLYTILNYWAIRQRDYKRITYTKINQGAGGAVCKILLGIVSLGPVGLIIGHIVSQIVGIGTFARAMWRKERENLKAISLSGMKGVAKTYRSFPIFNLPASIVNTMSLQLPPLMLLALYDAQVVGFYALAHMVMVLPVSVISQSMGQAYVGEASKMVREESRELRMFYMRTFRHLSMIAVPLIGIPALCAPFVVPIIFGGAWVEAGWYCWPLALMVIPQFIFSPIGTLSLYGYNHWAFMWNVARVIGIIISFYLSFLLELSVITTIIIYAFVMLVMYIVGFIMNLKAIANFSSEITH, translated from the coding sequence ATGACAGGCAACGAGCAGAAGGGAATAATTACCAGGTTTTTTTCACACCTGATCCTCCCCGTCGTGAAGAGAAACCCGTATGCTTCTCGTGTGTTCGAGTTTATCCTGGATAATCCACTTTACAGGGGCGTACTCATCCTTGGCAGCGGCACCGCAGTTGCCCAGTTGATCGGTATCATTTCGATGCTGCTCATTACGCGCCTCTATACTCCGTCTGATCTGGGTGTTCTTGCGGTATATTCATCCATATTGGGGATCGTCGGGACCGGCGCCACTTTTCGGTATGAGTTTGCCTATGCATTACCAAAACAAGATGAAGATGCGGCAAATTTGTTTGGACTGTGTCTCGTCCTCCTGATCATTACAACCGCGGGGTTTGCACTGATTCTCCTCTCTGGAAGGGAACTTCTGATCGATGCCTTTGGTCTGGATACCCTTGAGCGGTATATCTGGTTCCTGCTTATCGGTTTCTTCGGGATGGGGCTCTATACAATACTGAACTACTGGGCAATCCGGCAGAGGGATTACAAGAGGATCACCTACACAAAGATCAATCAGGGTGCAGGGGGTGCAGTGTGCAAGATCCTCCTTGGTATTGTCTCATTAGGGCCAGTGGGCCTGATAATCGGGCATATCGTCTCTCAGATCGTGGGAATCGGCACGTTTGCACGTGCTATGTGGAGGAAGGAGAGAGAAAACCTCAAGGCCATATCCTTGAGCGGCATGAAGGGTGTTGCAAAAACATACCGGAGTTTTCCAATATTTAATCTGCCGGCCTCTATCGTGAACACCATGTCCTTGCAACTCCCGCCGCTTATGTTGCTCGCACTCTATGATGCACAGGTTGTCGGTTTCTACGCCCTTGCCCATATGGTGATGGTGCTTCCTGTCAGTGTCATCTCACAGTCGATGGGGCAGGCATACGTTGGCGAAGCGTCAAAGATGGTCAGGGAGGAGTCCCGAGAACTGCGAATGTTCTATATGAGAACATTCAGGCATTTATCGATGATTGCCGTCCCTCTCATTGGTATCCCGGCGTTGTGTGCCCCGTTTGTGGTTCCGATCATTTTTGGTGGGGCATGGGTGGAGGCGGGATGGTATTGCTGGCCGTTGGCGTTGATGGTCATCCCACAATTTATTTTTTCACCAATAGGTACTTTGTCATTGTATGGATATAATCACTGGGCGTTCATGTGGAATGTTGCACGTGTTATCGGGATTATTATCTCATTTTATCTGAGTTTTTTGCTCGAATTGTCTGTAATAACAACTATAATAATTTATGCATTTGTTATGTTGGTGATGTATATCGTTGGGTTCATAATGAATTTGAAGGCGATTGCCAACTTTTCGTCGGAGATAACGCACTAG
- a CDS encoding GNAT family N-acetyltransferase, with amino-acid sequence MIPGIEKIVENNFLKKRYVFLTNKEHFPGLRVPKKDESIACKIENTGDEEYIPGLLADIVDDKDVLGSIKKILTNFKNSVLISASYDGETAGCIVVLIPSEPIIYDNCKYTPDQVRFAQLYVNSKYRRRGISSHLRYAAFDYWYNHYPDRTVVGIIEGSNDASLQGAQKMNYNFGGVNYLIKFFGKNLMSVTNCTGKWEFLLLFRGTKFKRI; translated from the coding sequence ATGATTCCTGGGATAGAAAAAATTGTTGAAAATAACTTCTTAAAAAAAAGATATGTCTTTTTGACAAATAAAGAACATTTTCCCGGACTGCGTGTACCCAAAAAAGATGAAAGTATTGCATGTAAAATCGAAAATACCGGTGATGAGGAATATATCCCGGGACTTCTGGCCGATATAGTCGATGATAAGGATGTTCTGGGGAGCATTAAGAAAATCTTAACGAATTTTAAGAATAGTGTTCTCATCTCTGCAAGTTATGATGGTGAAACGGCGGGATGTATTGTCGTTCTTATTCCCTCTGAGCCTATTATATATGATAACTGTAAGTATACCCCCGATCAGGTACGTTTTGCTCAGCTCTATGTAAACAGTAAATACCGTAGGAGAGGTATTTCATCACATTTACGATATGCTGCATTTGATTATTGGTATAATCATTATCCGGATAGGACTGTTGTGGGTATTATAGAGGGATCGAATGATGCATCACTCCAAGGAGCACAGAAGATGAATTATAATTTCGGGGGGGTCAATTACTTAATAAAATTTTTTGGAAAAAACCTGATGTCGGTAACAAATTGCACCGGGAAATGGGAGTTTCTTTTGTTATTTAGGGGTACAAAGTTTAAGAGAATCTAA
- a CDS encoding ATP-grasp domain-containing protein — MKKILILQPDLDQSVSIAKYIKKHSDRYYVVGGYEEGVPIPGRFSYFDEMIVVPSDSDLIPENYDLIIPTGAKSTFQEITQKGTINIGNIKYDKANLIVFDKVKTLEIVREIGIPIPDMYSDLDEVLEYPVFYKQDFERGGGARGILKDKSELRGVFNEKGQIYQEYINSPSTYGVAFLAHEGHMITSFIQKELLSYPRAGGSGVVLTIFDDPGLIEYTKRIIQRLNLSGWGLVEFKYCPKRDDYVFMEVNAKFWASIELAFMNNSVFLKELFDIDYTEPKTSNIIFMNRLVEYGILEYIQTCVEYKDFYKLNSLKSVTELTLGCLRGVRRNIMGDLD, encoded by the coding sequence ATGAAAAAAATCCTTATTCTACAGCCTGATTTAGACCAGTCGGTCTCGATTGCAAAATATATCAAAAAACATTCGGATAGGTATTATGTAGTCGGTGGATATGAGGAGGGCGTTCCAATTCCAGGAAGATTTTCTTATTTTGATGAAATGATTGTGGTGCCCTCAGATAGCGACTTGATCCCGGAGAACTATGATCTGATAATCCCTACCGGTGCGAAAAGCACCTTTCAAGAGATCACTCAAAAAGGGACGATAAATATTGGTAATATCAAGTATGATAAAGCAAATCTCATAGTCTTCGATAAAGTAAAAACGCTCGAAATTGTACGTGAAATCGGCATTCCAATCCCGGATATGTATTCAGATCTTGATGAAGTCCTTGAATATCCGGTATTTTACAAACAGGACTTTGAGAGGGGTGGAGGGGCCAGGGGAATTTTGAAAGATAAAAGTGAGTTAAGGGGAGTTTTCAACGAAAAAGGACAGATCTATCAGGAGTATATTAATTCTCCCTCTACGTATGGTGTTGCTTTTCTTGCGCATGAGGGACATATGATTACCTCCTTTATTCAAAAGGAGTTGCTGAGTTACCCTCGTGCCGGTGGCTCTGGCGTGGTATTGACAATTTTTGATGATCCAGGATTAATTGAGTATACGAAGCGGATAATCCAGAGATTGAATCTCAGTGGATGGGGTCTGGTTGAATTTAAATATTGCCCAAAAAGGGATGATTATGTATTCATGGAAGTAAATGCAAAGTTCTGGGCTTCAATAGAATTAGCATTTATGAATAATTCAGTATTCCTCAAGGAATTATTTGACATCGATTACACTGAACCGAAAACATCGAATATAATTTTCATGAATCGATTGGTAGAGTATGGCATTCTAGAATATATTCAAACATGTGTTGAGTATAAGGATTTCTACAAACTCAATTCGCTGAAATCCGTAACCGAACTGACTCTGGGATGTCTGCGTGGAGTCAGAAGAAATATTATGGGAGACCTCGATTAA
- a CDS encoding WD40 repeat domain-containing protein, producing MAPLWICLLLACLPAGVLAEEPLWNLSVPSAIGELTMTPDGSYVLTNGERLCFLTGNGTVLWTECSAEMTDCSADGRSIAAARGQQLTLFARNATVLWRDDLDSDTVDLALSSDGTRLVVADLPGRVHFFNADGTLRATVDTRGDPDDDEKNDHRSWISDIALSEKGTYAAVISSRGLFYYTGNGRKLWAHEDELEGGTAVAVSGTGDEIAAASDAGVRLLNRTGALLWEYKSHRPVTALALSSNGSRVLAGSQDNTLICFDRGGEQLWTFTAGGWIRDVAVSENGSHVLAGSMDGQAYLFDGEGQVLKTYPLDGWVDHVALTADGTAGVAASSHEIIGFSTTVPVSLPAPAAEVQTTTVITTASPTTPTAVATTTAVPTAVPAPDPKEGVGLPLLLVGLLIGGVVLGAGYLHRRRSSLPEVRVVEEGSERSASSTEIPLVLEEEEPVASWEAFMEQGKTREAAQIISQQMLVLVGVRTGAHIFTTADALDACPGQRHDLAAFFAAADRLGYALEPPDVREVEALAAAYLHIAERMG from the coding sequence ATGGCCCCCCTCTGGATCTGTCTCCTTCTTGCCTGCCTGCCTGCCGGCGTCCTCGCAGAGGAACCCCTCTGGAACCTTTCTGTGCCGTCCGCGATCGGTGAGCTCACCATGACCCCGGACGGGTCGTATGTTCTGACAAACGGGGAACGCCTCTGTTTTCTCACCGGCAACGGCACCGTCCTCTGGACAGAGTGCTCGGCTGAGATGACTGACTGCTCTGCAGACGGCCGTTCGATCGCCGCTGCACGAGGCCAGCAACTCACTCTCTTCGCCAGGAACGCCACGGTGCTCTGGAGAGACGACCTTGATTCCGATACTGTGGACCTAGCCCTCTCCTCAGATGGCACGCGGCTTGTGGTCGCAGACCTCCCTGGAAGGGTGCATTTCTTCAATGCTGACGGCACCCTCCGTGCCACCGTCGATACCCGGGGCGATCCTGATGACGATGAGAAGAACGATCACCGCTCCTGGATCAGCGACATCGCCCTCTCAGAGAAGGGGACGTACGCCGCGGTCATCTCCAGCCGCGGCCTTTTCTATTATACCGGCAACGGAAGAAAACTCTGGGCGCACGAGGACGAACTGGAGGGCGGCACCGCCGTCGCCGTCTCCGGGACAGGAGACGAGATCGCCGCCGCCTCGGATGCCGGCGTCCGCCTTCTGAACCGCACCGGTGCACTCCTCTGGGAATATAAGTCCCACCGTCCGGTCACAGCGCTGGCGCTCTCCTCGAACGGCTCCCGCGTCCTTGCCGGCTCGCAGGACAACACTCTCATATGCTTTGATAGAGGCGGAGAGCAACTCTGGACGTTCACCGCCGGTGGCTGGATCCGGGATGTCGCCGTCTCTGAGAATGGCTCTCATGTCCTTGCCGGATCCATGGATGGGCAGGCCTACCTCTTCGACGGCGAAGGCCAGGTGCTCAAGACGTACCCCCTCGACGGCTGGGTTGACCATGTCGCCCTCACCGCCGACGGCACCGCCGGCGTCGCTGCCTCTTCTCATGAGATCATCGGTTTTTCTACGACTGTTCCTGTATCCCTCCCAGCGCCTGCGGCTGAGGTGCAGACGACCACGGTCATAACGACCGCGAGTCCGACGACTCCGACTGCCGTGGCTACGACGACCGCCGTCCCGACGGCCGTCCCCGCTCCTGATCCGAAGGAAGGCGTCGGCCTTCCTCTCCTGCTGGTCGGGCTGCTCATCGGTGGCGTGGTCCTCGGGGCAGGTTATCTTCATCGCCGGCGTTCTTCTCTCCCCGAGGTGCGGGTGGTAGAAGAGGGGAGCGAACGATCTGCATCATCCACGGAGATACCCCTTGTTCTGGAGGAGGAAGAACCCGTCGCATCCTGGGAGGCCTTTATGGAGCAGGGAAAAACCCGGGAAGCGGCCCAGATCATCTCGCAGCAGATGCTTGTCCTGGTCGGAGTGCGGACCGGTGCCCACATCTTTACCACCGCCGATGCCCTCGATGCCTGCCCGGGACAGCGGCACGATCTCGCCGCCTTCTTTGCGGCCGCGGACCGCCTCGGCTACGCCCTCGAGCCGCCGGATGTGCGTGAAGTGGAGGCGCTCGCGGCTGCATATCTGCACATTGCAGAACGGATGGGATAG
- a CDS encoding glycosyltransferase — protein MRTSTICMVHGSDVSIPNGATDRVIAFVNGLKNADYDVHLVVPEPMGTLPKDVEGINIHSINTTEKGITNQVSRAVALSLKAKRIARNTGALLQIEHSTLAGFASLMGCSDFILDMHDLCFTDPLYLNLPFSKFIQRGIYKVEERAVKNASKILVVSEPMKNFVIDEWNIPGDRIEVIPSGYFASKIGNGISQVPVSPDVISRVGSLFVHLDIDAIVALAKSLQETEVKIHLIGGGVAEHELHLNIQKYHLNNIVVRGWVSYQEAVRIMRGSLVTFESIKDTMTTRLASPIKILNYAAIGRPIVLSDVSELSGIFQSKNAALVSDPSDIDQFVENTHLLLDNAGLRDQIGNNAFNLTRAYSWEKQGEKLANILDDMD, from the coding sequence ATGAGAACATCCACCATCTGTATGGTGCATGGCTCGGACGTGAGCATCCCGAATGGTGCTACCGATCGAGTCATTGCATTTGTCAACGGCTTAAAAAATGCAGATTATGATGTTCATCTGGTGGTTCCGGAGCCGATGGGTACACTTCCGAAAGATGTGGAAGGGATAAATATCCATTCGATAAACACCACGGAAAAAGGGATAACGAATCAAGTTTCGAGGGCCGTCGCATTATCTCTAAAAGCAAAAAGGATTGCCCGGAATACCGGTGCGTTATTGCAGATCGAACATAGTACCCTCGCAGGATTTGCATCTCTCATGGGGTGTTCTGATTTTATACTGGACATGCATGATCTTTGTTTTACCGATCCGCTGTATTTGAATCTCCCATTTTCAAAATTCATACAACGCGGCATCTATAAAGTCGAAGAACGTGCTGTGAAAAATGCGTCTAAAATTCTTGTGGTCTCAGAACCCATGAAAAACTTTGTTATTGACGAATGGAATATTCCGGGAGATAGAATTGAAGTTATACCGAGTGGATACTTTGCATCTAAAATTGGCAATGGCATTTCGCAAGTCCCGGTAAGTCCGGATGTGATCTCAAGAGTCGGTTCTCTTTTCGTTCATCTTGATATAGATGCGATCGTGGCACTGGCAAAGTCTCTTCAAGAAACAGAGGTGAAAATTCATCTTATCGGCGGGGGTGTCGCAGAACATGAATTACACCTGAACATTCAAAAATACCATCTTAACAATATTGTGGTGCGTGGATGGGTATCATATCAAGAGGCAGTTCGCATAATGCGTGGTTCTCTTGTGACATTTGAGTCGATAAAAGATACGATGACCACAAGGCTGGCATCGCCGATAAAAATCCTGAATTATGCGGCAATCGGCAGACCAATTGTCTTATCGGATGTAAGTGAACTCAGTGGCATCTTTCAGTCAAAAAATGCCGCCCTCGTATCTGATCCCTCGGATATTGATCAATTTGTTGAAAATACTCATTTGCTTCTCGATAATGCAGGTTTACGGGATCAGATTGGGAATAATGCATTCAATCTGACACGTGCCTATAGTTGGGAGAAACAGGGAGAAAAACTAGCAAATATCCTGGATGATATGGACTGA
- the wecB gene encoding non-hydrolyzing UDP-N-acetylglucosamine 2-epimerase — protein sequence MIAIVLGTRPEIIKMSPIIRACETHGLDCFILHTGQHYSYDMDRAFFVDLDLPEPEYSLDVGSWTHAEQTGRIMAGIEKVLMKEKPEIVLVQGDTNTVLAGTLAAAKLSLQVGHVEAGLRSFDRRMPEEINRVVADHISDHLFAPTETSRQNLLREGIDDAKILVTGNTVVDAVSQNLEISKTRFDVLDEMTLKPGEYFLVTAHRAENVDIRMRLGGILDSLAAIGDAYSNPVIFPMHPRTAKMVREFGLSLEGITVTGPLGYLEFLQLESNARLILTDSGGLQEEACILGVPCVTLRDNTERPETVEVGANVLAGVHSEKIISSVSRMLGAASTWKNPYGEGNAGEKIVARVAHQRRSELHLPLSSSGCIEKK from the coding sequence ATGATTGCAATTGTCCTCGGCACTCGCCCTGAGATCATCAAGATGTCCCCGATTATTCGGGCCTGTGAGACCCATGGGCTTGACTGCTTCATCCTTCATACCGGGCAGCATTACTCCTACGATATGGACAGGGCCTTCTTCGTGGACCTCGACCTCCCTGAACCGGAGTATAGCCTCGACGTCGGTTCGTGGACCCATGCCGAACAGACCGGTCGGATCATGGCCGGTATCGAGAAGGTCTTGATGAAGGAGAAGCCTGAGATCGTCCTTGTCCAGGGTGACACCAATACGGTCCTCGCCGGGACTCTCGCCGCCGCGAAACTTTCTCTTCAAGTCGGCCATGTCGAGGCCGGTCTCCGAAGTTTTGACCGGAGGATGCCTGAGGAGATCAACCGGGTCGTCGCCGATCACATCTCCGACCATCTTTTCGCCCCCACCGAAACATCCAGACAGAATCTTCTTCGAGAAGGGATTGACGACGCGAAGATTCTGGTCACCGGGAACACCGTGGTCGACGCCGTCTCTCAGAACCTCGAGATCTCAAAGACGCGGTTCGATGTTCTCGATGAAATGACGTTGAAGCCAGGGGAATATTTCCTTGTCACCGCCCATAGAGCAGAAAATGTCGACATACGGATGCGTCTGGGAGGGATTCTCGATAGCCTTGCTGCAATCGGGGATGCCTACTCGAACCCTGTGATCTTCCCGATGCACCCGAGAACCGCGAAGATGGTCAGGGAATTTGGCCTCTCCCTGGAGGGGATCACGGTTACCGGACCTCTGGGATACCTTGAGTTCCTCCAGTTGGAATCGAACGCCCGCCTCATCCTCACGGATTCCGGGGGCCTGCAAGAGGAAGCCTGCATCCTTGGAGTGCCCTGTGTCACCCTGCGGGACAACACCGAACGTCCCGAGACGGTTGAAGTGGGGGCGAATGTGCTCGCAGGCGTGCACTCTGAAAAAATTATTTCGAGTGTATCGAGGATGCTGGGTGCAGCCTCGACATGGAAAAACCCGTATGGAGAAGGAAATGCAGGTGAAAAAATTGTTGCCCGGGTGGCCCACCAACGAAGATCTGAATTACATCTGCCACTCTCATCCAGTGGATGTATAGAAAAGAAGTAA
- a CDS encoding glycosyltransferase family 4 protein has translation MYRKEVIPPADVRWVYLRGDDVLDHLSLLYPGSICPDLTGGYLRTIPLAKLVRDDFIEVNIYTTDENKKYHGQIDGINIIQDKKFNGSLDKFVYYFNGLFSNNFNLKVPECALDNIDDTLFQLEGPYFYNFIKKTNIDRFILDEHNIYWELQEFPSSDPKELVYNTISGARNKKIELEALNAADHVLVCSKRDKQLILAHLPHIVDKITVIPNCVFASEYSQYIMDASVKNRDNEPCSVLFVGSLSYAPNIDAVRIICSRIAPVFGDEVQFLIVGKNPPDIPRPSNVNFVGYVDDVKEYIMKSDICIAPLRYGSGTRLKILEYMAMGKPIVSTSKGAEGIDYTENKDIIIEDDLDAFSEKIRILLDDRRLRINLGKNAMDLIQQKYDWEIYRKTLHEVYEACR, from the coding sequence ATGTATAGAAAAGAAGTAATACCACCTGCAGATGTAAGATGGGTTTATTTGAGAGGTGATGACGTGTTAGATCATTTGTCTTTATTATATCCGGGATCGATATGCCCTGACTTAACCGGAGGCTACCTCCGAACGATTCCATTGGCAAAATTAGTCAGGGATGATTTTATCGAGGTGAATATTTACACCACCGATGAGAATAAAAAATATCATGGCCAGATTGATGGCATCAATATTATACAGGATAAAAAGTTCAATGGATCTCTCGATAAATTCGTTTATTATTTTAATGGGCTTTTCTCCAATAATTTTAATTTGAAAGTTCCTGAATGTGCCTTAGATAACATTGATGATACTCTCTTTCAACTCGAAGGACCGTATTTCTATAATTTCATTAAAAAAACAAATATTGACCGATTTATTTTAGACGAGCATAACATCTATTGGGAACTTCAAGAATTTCCGTCATCTGACCCAAAAGAACTTGTGTACAATACAATCTCGGGGGCCAGGAATAAAAAGATCGAATTGGAAGCTCTTAATGCTGCGGATCACGTCCTGGTTTGTTCAAAACGAGATAAACAACTGATACTCGCTCATCTCCCACATATTGTCGATAAAATAACTGTTATTCCGAACTGTGTTTTTGCAAGTGAATATAGCCAATATATAATGGATGCTTCTGTGAAGAACAGAGATAATGAACCCTGCTCTGTTTTGTTTGTAGGATCTTTATCATATGCGCCGAATATCGATGCAGTCAGGATTATCTGTTCCAGAATTGCGCCTGTATTCGGAGATGAGGTACAATTTCTCATTGTCGGGAAAAATCCTCCCGATATTCCGAGACCATCAAATGTGAATTTTGTGGGCTATGTTGATGATGTCAAGGAATATATCATGAAAAGTGACATCTGCATCGCTCCATTGCGCTATGGGAGCGGGACGAGGCTTAAGATCCTTGAGTACATGGCGATGGGCAAGCCGATCGTTTCAACGTCAAAAGGTGCCGAGGGTATTGATTATACGGAGAATAAGGACATCATCATAGAGGATGATCTGGATGCGTTCTCTGAAAAGATCCGGATCCTCCTGGATGACAGGAGACTGAGGATTAATCTCGGAAAAAACGCTATGGATCTCATTCAACAGAAGTATGACTGGGAAATCTATCGAAAAACTCTTCATGAAGTCTATGAAGCCTGTAGGTAA